The Desulfonatronovibrio magnus genome has a window encoding:
- a CDS encoding chemotaxis protein CheW, with the protein MAEKQDKAIAANQYLTFTLAKELYAIDIANVWEILDYTPVTKVPRTPEFLLGIINLRGRAVPVADLRLKFGLPKTERTVNTCIIITEVKFDGESTIMGALADSVQEVFEIDKQNIEPPPKIGTQINIEFIQGMGKQDERFIIILDVNKVFSTEELNIVQDVGDAHTDQDQTQAQENPQQTETETAA; encoded by the coding sequence ATGGCTGAAAAACAAGACAAGGCAATTGCTGCCAATCAATATCTGACTTTTACGCTGGCAAAGGAACTTTATGCCATAGACATTGCCAATGTCTGGGAAATTCTTGATTACACTCCTGTAACCAAAGTACCCAGGACGCCGGAGTTTCTTTTAGGCATAATCAATCTTCGAGGACGGGCTGTACCTGTGGCTGATTTGAGGCTGAAGTTCGGACTGCCCAAAACCGAGCGTACTGTAAATACCTGCATCATAATAACAGAGGTTAAGTTTGATGGCGAGTCAACAATCATGGGTGCGCTGGCTGATTCGGTACAGGAAGTTTTTGAGATAGATAAACAGAATATTGAACCACCTCCAAAGATAGGAACACAAATCAATATTGAGTTTATTCAAGGTATGGGTAAACAGGACGAGCGATTTATCATCATCCTGGATGTAAATAAGGTCTTTTCAACTGAAGAGCTGAACATCGTACAGGACGTTGGTGATGCTCACACTGACCAAGACCAGACACAAGCGCAGGAAAACCCTCAACAAACTGAAACGGAAACCGCTGCGTAA